Genomic DNA from Deltaproteobacteria bacterium:
CCGGTGTGGGCAAGACGACCACCCTGGCTAAAATCGCAGCGGAAAGCGCCTTGGCAGGAAACGAACGGGTTGCCCTGGTGACGATCGATACCTACCGGATTGCAGCGATTGAACAGTTGAAGATCTATGCCCGGATCATCGGGATCCCGGTGGATGTTGTGGTCCGTCCGGAGGAGCTGCACCGGGTTCTCGCAAAGCACCACGACAAGGATTTGATCCTGATTGACACGGCGGGCCGCAGTCACCGGAATCGTGCGCAGATCCGGGAGTTGGAAAGAGCCCTTCAGGGGGAAGAGAAAATGGAACGTCATCTGGTTCTCAGTGCAACGACCAAACAGTCCGATCTGAGCCGTATTCTCCGGAATTTTAAACCGGTGGATTATGACTGTCTGATTTTTTCAAAGATCGATGAGGGGAGCCGTTTCGGAACGCTCCTGAATTCCGTGCTGCAGGCCGGGAAACCGATTTCCTATCTGACCGATGGACAACGGGTTCCCGAGGACCTTCATCTCCCCAGGGTCGAGGACCTGGTTGAACTGGTTCTCGCACCCAATCGGGTCCGTCTCTCCTCACCGATTCAGGAAATGAAACCGAAAGCCATGCGTGCCATGCAGTGAACGCGTTCAAGGATCATCCGTGATCATGGAGGAAAATATGGATCAGGCCGGGACATTGCGTACCATCGTGAATCAGCAGGAGAAGAATGAAGGACCGATCAAACAGGTGAAGGTTATTGCCGTGACCAGTGGGAAGGGGGGGGTCGGAAAGACCAATATTGTGGCCAATCTGGCGTACACGCTTTCGGCGGTGAACCGAAAAAGAGTCATGGTCCTTGATGCCGATCTCGGACTGGGAAATCTGGATATTCTTCTGGGGCTGGCGCCTGAATACAATCTGGCCGATGTGATTGAGGGGCGAAAGAATGTCCGGGAGATCGTTCTGGAAGGTCCCGGGGGAATCAAGATCCTGCCTGCCGGTTCCGGGATACAGACGATCACGGAATTAGGCCGGGCGGACAAGGCCAATCTGCTGACACAAATCGACGAACTGGAGGAAGAGATTGATTTCCTTCTCATTGATACGGCGGCGGGGATCTCGTCCAATGTCATGTTTTTTAACGTGGCGGCACAGGAGATCCTGGTCGTGGCCTCGCCGGAGCCGACTTCGATTACCGATGCCTATGCGCTGATGAAGGTCATGTCACAGGAGTATGCAGAGAATCATTTCAAACTGCTCATCAACTCCGTAAAAAATGAAGCCGAAGCCAAGGGCGTTTATAAAAAGCTTTGTACTGTGGCGGATCGTTTCCTGAATATTTCGATCGACTATTTCGGTTTTGTCGTGACGGACCCGGTGGTGACGCGGTCGGTGCGGCAGCAAAAGGCCATTGCCGAGTTGTTCCCGGGGTCGCCGGCAAGTCTTTGCTTTCGCAGTATGGCGAACAGCCTTTTAGAGAGCAGTGACTCAGACGGCGTTACGGGGAATATACAGTTTTTCTGGAAGCGGATCTTTCAAATAGGGTGAAGGATGAATAAGACACAACGGGCGACCCTGCAAGTTACGGAAACCTTTGACCGTGCCAAGCGGGACGAGCTGATTCTGACCTATGCGCCGCAGATTAAGTATATCGCTCATCGTCTCGCCATGCGTCTGCCGGCCCACATCGAGGTGGACGACTTGATCAGTTCCGGCGTCATCGGTCTGATTGATGCCATCGAGAAGTTTGATCCGAGTCGGGATATCCAGTTTAAGACCTATGCGGAATTCCGCATAAAAGGGGCCATGCTCGATGATCTTCGGTCCCAGGACTGGATTCCCCGCTCCGTACGGCAGAAGGCGGGAGCGCTGGAACGGGCCTACGCGGAGATTGAGCAACGGGAAGGACGGGCGGCGACGAACGAAGAAGTGGCCGAGGCTCTGGAGATGACGATGGACGCCTTTTATGATCTCATAAGCCGGGTGAAGGGGCTTTCGCTGATCAGTATTGAATGCGGCGATGAGGAAAATATCCTGAATCGAAGGATCTTTGAATCCTTGACCGGCGATCCGGAAGACAACCCCCTGTCGATTCTCAAGGACAAGGAGTTGAAACAGATTATCGCCCGGAGTATCGAGACACTGCCGAAAAGCGAAAAGATGGTGGTTTCTCTCTATTATTATAATGAATTGACGATGAAAGAGATCGGCAAGGTCCTCTCCATTACGGAGTCCCGGGTCTCTCAAATCCATACCCAGGCAATGCTGCGGATGAGGGGGAAATTGAAAAAAGAACTTAAGTGAATATCGGTAAATTCCGATAAAGAAATGCAGATGAAATTCCGAGAATAAAAATCGAACCATTGTTAAAGTGAGAAACCGGGCGGGCAGGACTGTCCGTGAACGGAGCGGATCTGTCCTTTTGGAGCGGGCCATGATGCTGCAGGTGAAACGGGAACTTTCGGAGTTGTTTTTACAATTGAGAAGCGAGGACCCCGAATTGCGCCGTCAGGCCGCACGAATGTTGGGCGAGACGGGGAGTCCCAAGGCTGTTCCGGCCCTGGTCCGGGCACTGGAAGACCCCCATCGAGGTTGTCAGGAAGCAGCGATGGGGGCTCTCACTGCAATCGGTGGAGAGGAGACCATTCAGGAACTTGCCGGGCTTGTCTCCAGAGGGAAGGCCTATGTACGAAATGCTGCGATCGAAATCCTGGAACTGATCGGACGGGATGCGCCGGCACTTCTGATGCACCTATTCCAGGAGGGAAATGATTCCGTCCGGATGATCGCAGCCAAGATCTTCGGCCATCTCCATGCCGTAGAAGCCATTCCCGTCGTGACGGATTTATTGTACGATTCGAATCCCAACGTGCGTTGTGCGGCCCTGAACGCGCTGGGGGCGATCGGGGCCCGGGAGGCGCTTCCCCGGATTCGTGAATTTCTGAAAGACCCGGAAGAATGGGTTCGTTTTTCCTCTATCCAGGCCCTGGGGAATCTCCGGGATCAGGCTTCTCTTCCGGCATTGTTGAGCCTTCTCGATGACAATGTTGCAGAATCAACCTGTTGGGTGGCCGTAGAGGCGCTGGGCAGGATCGGGAGTGTTGAGGCACTGCCGAAACTGTTCGCCGCACTTCCCCGCGCCACACCGCTGGTTCAGCACCAGATCGTGCATCACCTCGTCCGGATTGCCTTACAGAACAACGAAGAGGATGCATGGCGGGTGGAGGCTTTCGCTCCCTATGAAAGCTATTTTATTGCAGCCCTGAAAAGCCCGCAGAAGGAGGTCCAGGACTCTGCGGTCCAGGGGCTGGAATGGATCGGGAC
This window encodes:
- a CDS encoding MinD/ParA family protein; its protein translation is MEENMDQAGTLRTIVNQQEKNEGPIKQVKVIAVTSGKGGVGKTNIVANLAYTLSAVNRKRVMVLDADLGLGNLDILLGLAPEYNLADVIEGRKNVREIVLEGPGGIKILPAGSGIQTITELGRADKANLLTQIDELEEEIDFLLIDTAAGISSNVMFFNVAAQEILVVASPEPTSITDAYALMKVMSQEYAENHFKLLINSVKNEAEAKGVYKKLCTVADRFLNISIDYFGFVVTDPVVTRSVRQQKAIAELFPGSPASLCFRSMANSLLESSDSDGVTGNIQFFWKRIFQIG
- a CDS encoding FliA/WhiG family RNA polymerase sigma factor, with product MNKTQRATLQVTETFDRAKRDELILTYAPQIKYIAHRLAMRLPAHIEVDDLISSGVIGLIDAIEKFDPSRDIQFKTYAEFRIKGAMLDDLRSQDWIPRSVRQKAGALERAYAEIEQREGRAATNEEVAEALEMTMDAFYDLISRVKGLSLISIECGDEENILNRRIFESLTGDPEDNPLSILKDKELKQIIARSIETLPKSEKMVVSLYYYNELTMKEIGKVLSITESRVSQIHTQAMLRMRGKLKKELK